In Puntigrus tetrazona isolate hp1 chromosome 24, ASM1883169v1, whole genome shotgun sequence, a genomic segment contains:
- the rdh10a gene encoding retinol dehydrogenase 10-A: protein MQSHSAALNMMMNIVVEFFVVMLKVLWAIVMAGLKWFIRPKEKSVAGQVCVITGAGGGLGRLFAKEFARRRATLVLWDINSHSNEETAEMVRQIYREQDDNSMTKEGAVSGVEEVPPFQPQVYTYVVDVGKRESVYSTAEKVRRDVGEVDLLINNAGVVSGHHLLECPDELIERTMVVNCHAHFWTTKAFLPKMLEMNHGHIVTVASSLGLFSTAGVEDYCASKFGAIGFHESLSHEIKASEKDGIKMTLVCPYLVDTGMFRGCRIRKEIEPFLPPLRPEFCVKQAMRAILTDQPMICTPRIVYMVNFMKSILPFEAIVCMYRFLGADKCMYPFLAQRKEAMNNNEAKNGI, encoded by the exons atgcaaagtcACAGCGCGGCATTAAACATGATGATGAACATTGTCGTGGAGTTTTTCGTGGTCATGCTCAAAGTTCTCTGGGCTATCGTGATGGCCGGACTCAAGTGGTTCATACGGCCGAAGGAGAAGAGCGTAGCGGGACAGGTGTGCGTGATCACCGGGGCGGGCGGCGGACTCGGGCGGCTCTTCGCCAAGGAGTTCGCCCGGCGCCGGGCTACACTGGTGCTGTGGGACATCAACAGCCACAGCAACGAGGAAACCGCGGAGATGGTGCGACAGATCTACAGAGAGCAAGATGACAACTCGATGACAAAAGAGG GAGCTGTTAGCGGCGTAGAAGAGGTCCCTCCGTTCCAGCCGCAGGTGTATACATACGTGGTTGATGTGGGCAAGAGGGAGAGCGTGTACTCCACAGCAGAGAAAGTGCGCAGGGATGTCGGCGAAGTGGACTTGTTGATCAACAACGCTGGTGTTGTGTCCGGCCACCACCTGCTGGAGTGCCCTGATGAACTTATCGAGAGGACCATGGTGGTGAACTGCCATGCGCACTTCTGG aCCACCAAGGCATTTCTTCCCAAGATGCTAGAGATGAACCATGGCCACATTGTGACAGTTGCCAGTTCACTGGGCCTTTTCAGCACAGCTGGTGTGGAG GATTACTGCGCTAGCAAGTTCGGTGCCATCGGCTTCCACGAGTCCCTGAGCCACGAAATCAAGGCTTCGGAGAAGGACGGTATCAAGATGACGCTGGTGTGTCCTTACCTAGTGGACACGGGCATGTTCAgaggatgtagaataag GAAAGAGATCGAGCCATTTCTCCCTCCATTGAGACCAGAGTTCTGTGTGAAACAGGCCATGAGGGCCATCCTGACAGACCAGCCCATGATCTGCACACCTCGTATCGTATACATGGTCAACTTTATGAAAAG cattttgCCCTTTGAAGCAATCGTGTGCATGTACCGGTTCCTGGGTGCGGATAAGTGTATGTACCCCTTCCTGGCTCAGAGGAAAGAAGCGATGAACAACAACGAGGCCAAGAACGGGATCTAG